The Halomicronema hongdechloris C2206 genome includes a window with the following:
- a CDS encoding RHS repeat domain-containing protein, whose translation MEKVISVLGMNLSPVTPSGQTQPTRAQSHQLTPDQSSTATSQKGLNDRADSPTYRYDDRGRLIAVDYPNGTHQTFAYDARDNLIRRQTAAGRVLHYSYDAQNRLRCLSDRRGHTTITDFGLGWVCFATPTCVTVVQFDPQQRVSTIQQTIDGVTFQSDYRYDDAGRCIGLRPAGSDQWLHYRYEVNPDSPTQTLHVQTEHGTPYATLSGQTWRFANGIVRQRLLDDQGKPARIVIQTSEGTLLVDWPYIYRDLQIEQIGPQRFGYDGEGRLTTWQDSLGQVTRYTYDAHGNRRTVADHTGVTRYCYDVGTGGGDRLLQVTSPEGNRVDFDYDLDGNCIARRQGNQLSRYTYDVEGQLTTVQLPDGRVIHYTYDGLGRRVKRQMGDQITLFHYDCNDQLLAETDAQGRVTATYLWVGVQCLGCIRGPVGETAVDFYGTDHLGSVWLVTNETRQVTWQGNPSPFGTTGSPLFARKPLDVVTGFYDFGSRDYDPATGRFLTPDSYTFGADDWRLLFQPERDFWGDRKPRSTALQDWLQQTDSQNRYVFCLNDPINNLDLDGHSAWWFFLTIPSSLTWALPNTTIGLILVIGNLLMEIIGWIPWFFESLFRLDFDRKWYPWGRLNPANPFDADERAHFWINFTASARQGVPWTMLNGSFFVWRAYTMGNIVYIESSEDSGNEADTDSRYIVPKAPDVQLNRPEALYSHEMQHVFQYALLGPLFHALPVPLIVRLIQEEDLSEGDKWWEKISIGGLTWLIGGLLWAVSGGNVDPDDVQNWVNPSTWWSSVLPYKWVAIISNAWDLNNWVPGVGVYEWDMVINGGQTNSALERNAGAQSGNVYKTVVEAEKTEIYVGEFTRVTGADVVFAPNPATGGPPFTPITVDFSITPAVNNVPTGAGMVPGTLAPNQLPHSINLDRNNTPPVQVINGSAFYFHSLTPGTFTVKGEGSFSTPPTSETVDITVKAIEVDAETAVFVCQRQTIKLKGDEKASYHLQAKGGVLASGGSVNGLTYTAGDTAGTDTLELIARYDASLAVFSTYGDNGLTTSGPNPRDYLVKEIQITVDEPTITPDTQEIFVGGVVTFTIDHLPDSATVSVGTGSPLVTKIPGSQFNRSELQFIAGKGPIAADEIETITFDYGCKDYPFDIKVKPITAVINPATVNGGGTAQITVTGGVPPYRYVVSVPNSSGPEVDETGRYTAGSENAQVADTITITDRDGDGGRARVQVMVRPMTAAINPVQVAAGATANVTVQSGVSPFDFSIVNRESEGSSIDSSGRYTAGTTPGVDTIQVTDDNGTQVTVTIRVMG comes from the coding sequence ATGGAAAAAGTCATTTCAGTCCTGGGCATGAATTTGTCCCCCGTGACGCCCTCGGGTCAGACGCAGCCGACCCGGGCTCAGTCCCATCAGCTAACCCCGGATCAATCGTCAACGGCAACGTCCCAGAAAGGGTTGAATGACCGTGCCGATTCCCCCACCTACCGCTACGACGATCGGGGACGATTAATCGCCGTAGACTATCCCAATGGAACCCACCAGACCTTTGCCTACGACGCCCGCGATAACCTGATTCGCCGTCAGACAGCAGCAGGACGGGTGCTGCACTACAGCTACGACGCTCAAAATCGGTTGCGTTGCCTCAGCGATCGCCGAGGACACACCACCATCACTGATTTCGGACTGGGTTGGGTGTGTTTTGCTACCCCGACCTGTGTCACCGTGGTTCAGTTCGATCCGCAGCAGCGGGTCAGTACCATCCAACAGACCATCGACGGCGTAACGTTTCAAAGCGACTACCGCTACGATGACGCCGGACGTTGTATCGGACTACGACCTGCCGGATCAGACCAATGGTTGCACTACCGCTATGAGGTCAACCCCGACTCACCAACCCAGACGCTACACGTCCAAACCGAGCACGGCACCCCCTATGCCACCCTCTCGGGTCAAACCTGGCGCTTTGCCAATGGCATCGTCCGACAGCGATTGCTAGACGACCAAGGCAAACCCGCCCGGATCGTTATCCAAACTTCTGAGGGAACACTCCTAGTAGATTGGCCCTATATCTACCGGGATCTGCAAATTGAGCAAATCGGGCCACAACGTTTTGGTTACGACGGTGAAGGACGGTTGACCACCTGGCAAGATTCGCTTGGACAGGTTACCCGCTACACCTACGATGCCCACGGTAACCGCAGAACCGTTGCAGATCACACCGGAGTAACTCGCTATTGCTATGACGTGGGGACAGGAGGGGGCGATCGCCTCCTGCAAGTGACCTCCCCTGAGGGCAATCGAGTTGACTTTGACTACGACCTAGACGGCAACTGCATCGCTCGTCGCCAGGGAAACCAACTCAGCCGCTACACCTACGATGTGGAAGGGCAGTTAACCACCGTTCAGCTCCCAGATGGGCGAGTGATTCACTACACCTATGACGGTTTGGGCCGCCGGGTCAAACGGCAAATGGGTGACCAAATCACGCTGTTTCACTACGACTGCAACGATCAACTGCTGGCCGAAACCGATGCCCAGGGTCGAGTCACCGCCACCTATCTCTGGGTTGGGGTGCAATGTCTGGGATGCATTCGCGGCCCCGTGGGAGAGACTGCCGTGGACTTCTATGGCACCGACCACTTGGGTTCGGTCTGGTTAGTTACGAACGAAACGAGACAAGTCACCTGGCAAGGCAACCCCTCCCCCTTTGGCACGACGGGCAGCCCATTGTTTGCCCGTAAACCGCTGGATGTGGTGACTGGCTTCTACGACTTTGGTAGTCGGGACTATGATCCGGCCACGGGTCGATTTCTCACCCCCGACAGCTATACCTTTGGCGCCGATGACTGGCGACTGTTGTTTCAACCGGAGCGAGACTTTTGGGGCGATCGCAAACCGCGGTCCACTGCGCTGCAAGACTGGTTGCAACAAACCGACAGCCAAAACCGCTACGTTTTCTGCCTAAACGACCCGATTAACAACCTCGACCTAGACGGTCACAGTGCCTGGTGGTTTTTCCTGACGATTCCCAGTTCCCTTACTTGGGCCCTACCGAACACGACCATCGGACTAATTCTGGTCATTGGTAACCTGCTGATGGAAATTATCGGCTGGATTCCCTGGTTTTTTGAATCCCTCTTTCGCCTCGATTTTGACCGTAAGTGGTATCCCTGGGGGCGTCTTAATCCTGCCAATCCCTTTGATGCTGATGAGCGGGCCCATTTCTGGATCAACTTCACCGCTTCAGCCCGGCAGGGCGTGCCGTGGACGATGCTCAACGGCAGCTTCTTTGTTTGGCGAGCCTACACGATGGGCAACATCGTCTACATCGAAAGCAGTGAAGACAGTGGCAATGAAGCCGACACCGACTCTCGCTACATCGTGCCCAAGGCTCCCGACGTGCAACTCAACCGCCCAGAAGCGCTCTATAGCCACGAAATGCAGCATGTGTTCCAGTACGCGCTGTTGGGACCGCTCTTCCATGCCCTGCCGGTTCCCCTGATTGTCCGCTTAATTCAAGAAGAGGATCTGAGCGAAGGGGATAAGTGGTGGGAAAAGATTAGCATCGGCGGACTCACCTGGTTGATCGGGGGCTTACTCTGGGCGGTGAGTGGCGGCAACGTGGACCCGGATGACGTACAAAACTGGGTGAATCCTTCCACCTGGTGGTCTAGTGTCTTGCCCTACAAGTGGGTTGCCATTATCTCCAACGCCTGGGATCTGAATAATTGGGTACCCGGTGTGGGGGTGTATGAATGGGACATGGTGATCAACGGCGGACAGACTAATTCTGCGCTGGAGCGCAATGCCGGCGCCCAATCTGGCAATGTCTATAAGACGGTGGTAGAAGCCGAGAAAACAGAGATCTATGTGGGCGAATTTACCCGCGTAACTGGGGCTGACGTGGTCTTTGCACCTAACCCAGCCACGGGTGGCCCTCCCTTCACCCCAATTACGGTGGATTTCAGCATCACCCCAGCGGTCAACAATGTTCCGACTGGAGCAGGAATGGTGCCAGGCACCCTCGCTCCGAATCAGTTGCCCCATAGCATTAATCTTGACCGAAACAATACTCCCCCCGTTCAGGTGATCAATGGTTCAGCATTCTACTTCCATTCCCTGACGCCGGGAACATTTACGGTGAAAGGAGAAGGCAGCTTCAGTACCCCGCCCACGAGTGAAACGGTAGACATTACGGTTAAAGCTATTGAAGTTGACGCAGAGACTGCGGTCTTTGTGTGCCAGCGCCAAACGATCAAACTCAAAGGGGATGAAAAAGCAAGCTATCATCTCCAAGCTAAGGGGGGGGTATTGGCCTCTGGCGGTAGCGTCAACGGGTTGACGTACACGGCTGGCGACACCGCGGGAACGGACACTTTGGAGTTGATTGCGAGATATGATGCCAGCCTGGCGGTGTTTTCAACCTATGGTGACAACGGCTTAACCACCAGTGGCCCTAACCCCCGGGACTATTTGGTGAAAGAGATTCAAATCACCGTTGATGAACCGACTATTACTCCCGATACGCAGGAAATCTTTGTGGGTGGCGTAGTCACGTTCACGATCGATCATTTGCCTGATAGTGCGACGGTTTCGGTGGGGACGGGAAGTCCATTGGTGACTAAAATTCCAGGCAGTCAATTTAACCGGTCAGAACTGCAATTCATCGCCGGCAAAGGCCCCATTGCAGCAGATGAAATCGAAACCATTACCTTCGACTATGGCTGCAAAGACTATCCCTTTGACATCAAGGTTAAGCCGATTACTGCGGTAATTAATCCCGCCACGGTGAATGGTGGTGGAACGGCGCAAATTACGGTGACGGGAGGGGTACCGCCCTATCGCTATGTCGTCAGCGTGCCCAATTCGAGTGGACCAGAAGTCGACGAGACGGGGCGCTATACCGCTGGCAGTGAAAATGCTCAGGTTGCGGACACGATCACGATTACTGACCGGGATGGTGACGGAGGACGGGCCAGGGTGCAGGTGATGGTGCGTCCGATGACGGCTGCGATTAATCCGGTTCAGGTTGCGGCTGGGGCAACGGCCAACGTTACGGTTCAAAGTGGGGTGAGTCCGTTTGACTTTAGCATTGTCAATCGGGAGTCTGAGGGCAGCAGCATCGACAGCAGCGGTCGCTACACGGCGGGGACGACGCCTGGGGTTGATACGATTCAGGTGACGGATGACAATGGCACTCAGGTGACTGTGACGATTCGGGTCATGGGGTAA